GGCGAATTTTTTCCTTCTctctttctcaaatctttcctGCTGTTCTAGCCTTACAACTTCATCTCCCAAATAATCAGATGGTTAGATTTAGAGATGATGACTTGATGCCTAATATTGTTGATAGGGAAAGGGATAAGAGAACCATGCTAACAGCATTTTTTGATCAGAATAGAAACGATGAAACAGCAAGGGTACATttgtataaagattttccaaaacACTATACTTGGAATGGAAGCACACGCCGTTGGAGTCGTCGTTTCGGTAAAAAAACAAAGAGGTCGTATCGTTTCCGCTAATCCAGCCGAAGGAGAAAGGTACTACTTACGCCTACTTTTGTCAAATGTCAGAGGGCCTACTTCTTTCGAACATCTTTGCACAGTTAATGGTCAACGGTGTGCGACATTTCGGAAAGCAGCTCTTGAGTTAGGCTTAATAGAAGACGATGAATATCTATCACAATGTCTCGAAGAAGCCTCTACGTTTCAGTTTCCCAATGCTCTTAGAAGGTTATTTGCGACCATAATGATTTTTTGCGAACCTGGAGATGTTCGAAAGTTATGGAATGACCACTTTGATTCACTATCTGAAGATCATCGGTTACACTGTCAAAGTATAGAACGAGTTCAAAATATGGTTCTTACCGAAATAAGTGTCTTGGTACAATCCATGGGTAAAAATTTCAATGAATTcgaccttcctaagataactGACGATGTTAACTTACAAGATGCAGGTTATCGTGAGTTACAAGAAGAGTATGGGATTGTTTTGGAACCTGAACACTTGAGTGCCAAACATTCACTTAATCCGGAccaaaaaaatgtgtttgatgAGATCATGATGCATGTTGATAATGATCTTCCAGGCGTGTTCTTTATTGATGGTCCAGGTGGAACTGGAAAAACATTTTTGTACATTGCCTTGCTTGCTGAAATTCGGTCACGTGGTCTTATTGCTCTCGCAACAGCTTCATCAGGTGCAGCGGCTAATAATATGCCAGGAGGTAGAACGGCTCACTCGAGATTCAAGATTCCTCTTAATCTTGAAAATAATTCAATGTGCAATATTAAAAAACAGAGTGGGGCCGCTAAACTGATTTGCTCTGCCAAAATAATCATATGGGATGAAGCGTCGATGGCTAAACGACAAGCGATAGAGGCAGTCGATCGTACATTCCAAGACATTATAGGTGTTAGTCTCCCATTTGGTGGAAAGATAATGGTTATGGGAGGTGACTTCAGACAGGTGTTGCCGGTTATCAAACGTGGCACTCGAGCACAGATTGTAGACTCCAGCGTACGAATGTCACCTATTTGGTCTTTGACTAAGAAGATGCGGTTGACCATAAATATGAGAGCGCTGAAAGATCCATGGTTTTCTAAATTTCTTTTAAGAGTCGGCGATGGAACTGAAGAACCAATCGAAGGAAACTATATCCGCATACCCGATGACATGACAATTCAGTGCAACAACAAAGAAAACGCTATAAAAGAATTGATCCATGCCATCTTTCCATCAATTGAAGATAATGTATATTCTTCAGATTATATAATCTCTAGAGCAATATTGTCCACTAAAAATGATAGTGTTGACGAGATTAATAATCAAATGATTGaaatttttcaaggggaggaaaAAGTTTATTACAGTTTTGATGAAGCTGAAGACGATCAGCGCAACTTCTATCCGGTCGAGTTCTTAAATTCGCTAAATGTTAGTGGATTGCCGCCTCATAAGCTTCATTTAAAAATTGGATGCCCAATAATATTGTTACGTAATATCGATCCATCACATGGCCTGTGTAATGGCACGCGGTTGATATGTAAGGGTTTCATGCGAAATGTTATTGATGCGGAAATTGCAGTTGGTCAACATGCCGGAAAAAGAGTTTTTTTGCCAAGAATCCCTCTAACCCTTTCTGAAGATGACATGTTCCCATTCAAGctgaaaagaaaacaatttccaATTCGACTTAGCTTTTCCATGACGATTAATAAAGCTCAAGGTCAAACAATTCCGAACGTTGGTATTTATCTACCGGATTCTGTATTTTCACATGGACAACTTTATGTCGCGTTATCAAGAGGGATTTCAAGACAAAGTACGAAGGTGTTGGTACATCTCGCCAAAGAATTCAAACAACGCGGAGTTTACACATCAAATGTTGTCTACCAGGAAGTGTTGCGTGATTAATTAATCGCATCCTTATCAAAAAGAAGGTAAGTTAGTAGATGTTGTGCCTTATTTGCTTCCAGAAATTACCTTTTAATTACTATTTTAAATCACTGTAAGTGTCTAACATTTTTTTTATGTGTTGAAATCTGGTACAGTAGAGGAGAAGATGCAAGAAAGTCATAAGCGAACGGATGTATTGGTAaaacaggaagagatacaagagactccccacattttgtttttattgttttgtccAGCTACTTGGCtattttgaactcttcttgtttttaattacatCTACTTCCTTGTTTTGTACTCTTCTTGTAGAAGATCACCAAAGAATCGATAAACTAACAGAAAAACCAGTGCCATCAtatcacgaataagaaaactaacttaagtactatacaatatattACGAGACGAcggataaactaacggtaaacaaTTATACTATTGTAAATtgccactcccgccgcatcgcgcgggtacgTGACTAGtgctttataaagtagtatagatatatatatatatataataaatattgtGAAAatcgtgagaacgaatgaaaaacccaatcaaaactaattttttttactaCAAAACTCATTGTAATTAAAACACAATATCAGAAAAAGAGTTTACAACATCATATAGTTCATTTCTTCTCTCAAAATCACTTTTATTCGATtctttacacatgtgtaaatataacaaacttacacatgtgtaaatgacaaacttacacatgtgtaaattttttttatttacgaattcacgtaaatttaaatgtgtaaatttaatttctaacattaTATTCGAATAACAATGATAAGTGCacaaaaaattttgaatttgaattgtttttaacCTTGCAACCCCTTTAGGCATGTGCATGTATATCTGTTTGAATCAAACATATGTAAACTTGTAAAGTGTTTATCAAACATTTTGACTTCTTAGTTATAAACCCTTCAAGACAATACTTTGAAAACTAGACCAATAATTGAAGTATTGAACCGGTTACTCTATAGGTCCAACAATAGATCGATCGGACTAGCAGAACAACCAATTAACTGTAtactataataaaaaaaaaatatgaaaaaacatATAATATAACAATgttaaataataatttttaaaaGATAAGTATTTCAAAGCATAAAAAAGTGAAGAAAAACTATATGTAAATAGTTAAAGAGTAAAATGCTAAAATTGTCTCTAAGGTTTGGACATTTTTGTTTGTTGTATCCAAAATAAGAAAAGCTATAATTTTCAAATGGGTAACCTGCCAAGGTTcatgaggtttggtcacttttgtcactttagttcaaaactcaaacatACATTTTGAATATGGGTctttgtggtttcaattttgatgtcattttcatctaaaagcaaaATTTGGTTAAATTTTTCACTTAACATCGTgcttttttttttccttactTTTATTGAAGTAAAAAAAGAAAATTGACAACTTCTCATTAGCTCTTCTACAAAGGAAACCTCCTTCCCCTTAATTTCCCACCGATGTTACAAATTGTTGAAAAGATCCACTGAGACCAAAACAATGATGCTTTAGATGAATTCTTCGGCACCTCATTAGCCACGAGCTCCTACGCTGTCCCCAACCCAAATACCCCGTTTCGGTCCTGCAATATATCACCTTCAGGTTCTTGTCAAATTAGCAAGGAACTCAATCCAAATGGTTACTTTCTTGATAATAcaactgaaaaccctaaaaaatcTTGGAACAAAAAGCTTAACCTAACTAAGGAATCATCTCTGGGTGGTCGAAACTCTAGTCATTCTTCGGTAAATCGAGCTACTCAGATGGTTCTAGGAGCAAATTCCCAAGAACTGGTGGAATGAAAAAAGAAAAACTTAATAGTTCTCGTGCCATGACGACGTCCAAGAGAGTTTTTATACAAACACTTCATCTAGGCCTTCACCCTTTTCAAATTCCAGTAATTCCAACAGCTCTAATGAGTTGCAGGTTCACCATAGAAGCATCAACATGAGTTCTAAGATCGAAAACGAAATAAATAGTGTGATTGCTCACTGCAAAAGGTCACAACAACATATGCATATAATGCATAAGACCATAAAGACCATTGTCGATCTTCAGTTGCAGGTGAATAGGGGTTGAAGAAGGGACGATACCGGATTAGGGTTTGCATGTGAATGGGGGTTGAAGAAGGGGCGTTTGTATTTATAAGgtcaatttttcttttttttaatttgttataataaaactttaaaagaccatttgcccttcattaaaagcgaaaaaaagacaaaaaaagcaGGATGTTAAGTGAAAAATCTGAAAAGATTTTGCTTTTgtatgaaaatgacaacaaaattgaaactacAGAgatccagattcaaaaggtttgagttttggaccaAAGTGACAAAAGTAACTAAACCTTAGGAtaattttggcagtttactcttttcaAACTGTTTTATCAAAAACACATACTCTCATATCAGTACTCTTTTAcctttaaattaaaataataataataaattaaggGATAATAACGAAATTAGCTGTTGACCGGTCAAGTTTTCAAAAATAGCCACTTGAAGCGTCTCCCTAGGCTTCTCACTGAAATCGAGGCTATTCTAGTGGCTTTGAAAATCCTTTCAGCATTAATCAACCACATTGCGCCACGTGTATTGTAAAGACTCTAAACTGTTTCAGCCTTCTCTAGAAAGGCTTCAGCCATCACTAGAGAGGCTTAAACATTTTtcgtttttttatatattttccaCCATGATTTTTAAACAGGTATAACTTTTTTCATAtggtaatatttttttttaaattacacaaAATTAAAGATGATAAACGTATCTTTaatttggtgtaatttttttaaaagaatATCGTTGTATGGAAAAGTTATACACGTTTGAAaattttctatatatatattccTTCACAATTTTCAAACTATAATCGTTAAAAGAACCGGTTCCGATTTGCATGTTGTAAGCTTGACTCAGATACCACTGTTGGGATTCAGTGGTGTCAATTTTACTTTTATCAAAAACTGGtttgataatattttattaattagaTCTATAATTAATAAAACGCCGCGGAATATTATAATTAAACAACACCAAAAGTGAACTGAACAGGATCATGATTACAAACATACAAATATGGTACACATATAAAATAAATCTATTAAGGAGATTAAATATACCCTTTTGATTAATAATTAATCGTGTGAGACACGGAGTTACAACGAACAAGTGCTAGACATAAACACGAACCGAGCGACGACCTTGTCTTGGCCGGTCGTAATTGCAAGTGGAAAAAAGGAGGACGCACTGTATAGACATATAGATGGCGGCTTGTCCTTATCTTGTTGATCAAAAAGTCACCAAAAAGAAAAGAACTctgctttggtttttttttttgggttttctaATGGCACACCGCCTATCTATCCGTATACTTTTCcaattcaatacgcatcgtataggcctacaCGATGTGTATTGAAATAAAGTAAAAGACATGGCAGACTGACAGGTGAAGGTTATGTCTGGCGGTGGGCTTGAGACGCATCGTATAGTCCTATACGATGCGTGTCAAGGCACTGAttttttgaagtttattttttggtgtgttGTGTCGAATGCGAACCTCAGAAACAAAAGGAATTTCAAGCAGTTGGTCAatgacatgatagataaagatcttgacaCGGTCATATCCATTTTCCAGTATTAGACTAAATAGTCCAAGATGAAATTATTAAAACCATTCAAGCCCACCAGTCTACAATGTGTTATGGTGAGATTTTTCAAGTTTGCACAGTGGGAGAAAAGACTAGCACCCCTGTCAGTATTGTCATAATGCAATGACACATAACTGAGATTTAAGCtgcgtgttccgatcaacgtttaTCGACATTGTTATAGGTGATGAAGAAACcctaaaacggaacataatcccagattatctaaagaagcgcttttatcatgtgtcatgtggtaacaactaccaaggggatattcagatctctatttGGTCATCTTTCCGAGCTTTtacacacgaatatgtggttcccaatttgtgaaacataatcccagattgtctaagaagcgcttttatcatgtgtcatatggtaacaactaccaagaggatattcagatctctattcggtcatctttctgagcttttacacacgaatatgtggttcTCAATTTGTAAAATATATGTCAGTGGGAATGTTTTAAAAATCATATGCAACTTTACGGCAtgcttaccttaatcacatcttccatggaatcacagatccgacaatagggccccCGGATCTTCAAGCCCACCAGTCTACAACGTGTTATGGTGAGATTCTTCAAGTTTGCATAGTGGGAGAAAAAACCAGCACCCTTGTCGTTCtgtattttctccttttctaattcTCGAAAAATCTCGTAACGTATTCTCTGTTTCTCTAAATCGTctgtaaattataaaaaaatcaaaCTATGCGGGCTTTCCATCCATATATTCCGTCCaacatatgacacatgataaaagcgattttctagacaatctgggattatgttctgtTTTATTTCAGTCGTGAGGTGGTCAaacctttctaaaagtagaaaaaaataaaacattaacaacTAACAAAGATTAAAGAACAAAAGAAGAAAGTGTTCCTCTTTGTTACCAAGCATGTCATCTTAAACAATTAACAGGACATTGTTAACAGGTGCAACTTTACAGCACGCTTACCTTAATCAAATTTTCCAAGGAGTCACAGATCTGACAATAAGGCCCACGAAGTACTATGCCCACCCGAGACCAACCTCTGTATCACACGTGTTGAATGATTGAGAGAAACTAATTAAGAGGACATTGTTAACAGGTGTAACTTTATGAcacgcttaccttaatcacattttccatggagtcacagatccgacaataTGGCCCACGAATCTTATGCCCACCCGATACCGACCTCTAGATCACATGTGTTGAATGATCGAGAGAAACTTCTTCGAGCTAACTGCCGATATCTCATCCTTCTTATCTTGCTATTAAactgtgacaccccgttgaaacacgctagcttaccagtggctgccttaactttcgggacgaaagttcttaaaacttagggataatgtgacactctaggttttttccgaacgaacaccttgtaatattttgtgtatatatatgttattaaatgaaaacgtgatctttttgcttgatatgtgttgtgtatgtattatatatataagtatacaCGTATAAtctagtgagtcgagaccatgactcgcaaccactcggttgcgagtgggccactcggtttcgagtgggcctcttgggccgtaaccggtttgggccgaaaccccttagccTATGTTGAACCTTGTATAAAATCCTAaccttccccactttccttcactttTACACAAACATATCCACACACTCCTACTatttctctctcactagaaaactcTCAACAACACCCCAACctcttccaactttcggaccaagctcggatcgcacaaggatctcggacaagaaactcggtcaagatcatcactcggacactccatcttctcggttccttttctttgttttcggctccttcttctcaaccggttagtttTGAGATTTACTAAATGTTATGTGAACTATGATGCCTACTTTAAATGCTAGAAAGATGAGAGTTAAAAATGTTATGCATGATCTTTGAAGTGATTTGTGGGCTTAATGATGTGTGTAAATCATTATGTGATAACATTTGATAACATGATTCAAAATGGCTAGAATGATATTTTAGGAATTATGATAAATCAACCAAATTCATGTTTGATGTTACAAAAGTATATTTCTCTTGTTTTCTTGCTTAATGATCTTGTTAAAACATGTGTTGGGACTCATAAAATGCATATTTATAATTACTTTGTGTGAATGAGAAAACCCTAGAATGATGAATATGTGATGAAAATGGTTGAATGTTAAAGTGAATATTTGAAAAACCTAactgtttgatccatttttactaatagactgattaggaaaacttgttagtgaaatcctattggttgtttcctgatttgggcctgatttcATAGTACATATtggactgatgtatctgaatcaacacgtgaacatgaaaaggacagcattacgactcgcaaccatacagttgcgactcgcaaccatagcatgacaactcgaaaccacacgattgcgactcgagactacgacggttgcgactcgcaaccacagcatgacaactcgagaccacacggttgcgactcgcaaccacagcgtgacaagccgagacctcctggttgcgactcgagatcacctggttgcgactgggctgttccCTTCGGTTATTGGGCCATGATGTGTGTAacatgggctacctgttgactggactgtgtgttgctgtttgactgtgtaaatgttagggccggcccaataacccactgtttacttgtatgcatgataCGTGGTAGTAATGTGAAAgattttacgtgaatgcttgtacaccgaacctgacccaTACCGGTAActatgctaggacgtggttgccagcgtgtttgaccaagtaacctaatctgccgagcaacccaaggtgagttcacacattaaaagcatgcgtcccgcggagggacacggaccaaactaccaactttgggaaaacacttttgacccattactccgggggaaaacagaatgggtaattactatctccgggggagataagtttggatactatttataaatcacaactagccatgctaaacgaaactctatcactttaagtccctgcttacagtaccgattaatcgccgggggcgaacgggttattagttgatagcgctattaggtttgacaacctcacaccgtgaccggggggatcgggcgtgaactagtagaccttgcaacatggtcaatgacgatagacgttgactcggggcacgataatattccgtcaacagtttcggtatctacagtttagtgagcttacagatggggtagctccccataacgtgattataaatactttatctaaacaacctaagtttttggtaaactaaaactgaaactagtgaactcactcagcattattgttgacccctttactgcatgctttgcaggtaacccgtgactgagaagctgctgcttggggatgtgtagtgttcgtcagacccgtgtgttgggttttactatcttgaactaaggactatctttaaaactactttggtttatgcttccgctgttttgttaaactaatcatcgaacttaaactgcaatgttgctaactactttggatagtaaatatttctaatattaaatcaatgctcagtatgattagtggctggatcctggtcaatcacgccctcaaagcgggtgttatccgcaggtggattttgggggtgtgacagattggtatcagagcaattggttatagtgaacttggttttaaaaaggggaaaatctttttgggaaaaaccagactataacctgtgactcgcgacgacactacactccaagtgcaaggctcaactc
This is a stretch of genomic DNA from Helianthus annuus cultivar XRQ/B chromosome 16, HanXRQr2.0-SUNRISE, whole genome shotgun sequence. It encodes these proteins:
- the LOC110919179 gene encoding ATP-dependent DNA helicase PIF1-like, which gives rise to MKQQGYICIKIFQNTILGMEAHAVGVVVSVKKQRGRIVSANPAEGERYYLRLLLSNVRGPTSFEHLCTVNGQRCATFRKAALELGLIEDDEYLSQCLEEASTFQFPNALRRLFATIMIFCEPGDVRKLWNDHFDSLSEDHRLHCQSIERVQNMVLTEISVLVQSMGKNFNEFDLPKITDDVNLQDAGYRELQEEYGIVLEPEHLSAKHSLNPDQKNVFDEIMMHVDNDLPGVFFIDGPGGTGKTFLYIALLAEIRSRGLIALATASSGAAANNMPGGRTAHSRFKIPLNLENNSMCNIKKQSGAAKLICSAKIIIWDEASMAKRQAIEAVDRTFQDIIGVSLPFGGKIMVMGGDFRQVLPVIKRGTRAQIVDSSVRMSPIWSLTKKMRLTINMRALKDPWFSKFLLRVGDGTEEPIEGNYIRIPDDMTIQCNNKENAIKELIHAIFPSIEDNVYSSDYIISRAILSTKNDSVDEINNQMIEIFQGEEKVYYSFDEAEDDQRNFYPVEFLNSLNVSGLPPHKLHLKIGCPIILLRNIDPSHGLCNGTRLICKGFMRNVIDAEIAVGQHAGKRVFLPRIPLTLSEDDMFPFKLKRKQFPIRLSFSMTINKAQGQTIPNVGIYLPDSVFSHGQLYVALSRGISRQSTKVLVHLAKEFKQRGVYTSNVVYQEVLRD